Proteins from a single region of Pyrus communis chromosome 6, drPyrComm1.1, whole genome shotgun sequence:
- the LOC137735882 gene encoding exopolygalacturonase-like, whose amino-acid sequence MSPKMSVLGMFVFLLLASATKAHESSVFDVTSAEYGAKPGSDITFALAKAWNDSCASPSASKVVVPRGTYKLSGASFRGPCKAPIELQVQGTLQAPEKDSDLTMEGTWVGFQHVDMITVSGGGTFDGQGAFVWSQNNSSKSKHCSGSVNLRFDFVTNSIIQDVTSLNSKNFHVHVYGCNNVTFQHVHITAPGDSKNTDGIHIGKSTGINITHTYIGTGDDCVSIGDGNNQIAVTNVSCGPGHGVSIGSLGRYDNEESLAGIIVKNCTLTNTQNGVRIKTWLNSPVATVASDIHFEDIIMVNVSNPIVIDQLYCPYKKCDNLPPSKVKISDVSFKNIQGSSATALSLKIVCSSGSPCENMELADIDLTYSGAKGTLTSQCSNVKPTISGLTGALACATSSVMLPPLI is encoded by the coding sequence ATGAGTCCGAAAATGAGTGTACTGGGAATGTTTGTGTTCTTATTGCTAGCATCTGCAACTAAAGCTCATGAGTCTAGTGTTTTTGACGTGACAAGTGCCGAATATGGTGCAAAGCCTGGCTCTGATATTACTTTTGCATTGGCCAAGGCTTGGAATGATTCGTGTGCATCACCGTCCGCTAGTAAAGTTGTTGTTCCGAGGGGAACATACAAGTTAAGTGGAGCAAGTTTCAGAGGTCCTTGCAAGGCTCCGATTGAGCTTCAAGTGCAAGGAACATTGCAGGCTCCAGAAAAGGACAGTGACCTCACAATGGAGGGGACTTGGGTTGGTTTCCAGCACGTTGACATGATCACCGTATCAGGTGGCGGAACTTTTGATGGCCAAGGAGCATTTGTTTGGAGTCAAAATAACAGCAGCAAAAGCAAACATTGCTCTGGTTCCGTTAATCTGAGGTTCGACTTCGTCACAAATTCCATAATTCAGGACGTAACTTCACTTAACAGCAAAAACTTCCATGTCCATGTTTACGGGTGCAACAATGTTACATTCCAACATGTTCACATCACAGCACCCGGAGACAGCAAAAATACCGATGGAATCCATATCGGCAAATCAACGGGGATCAACATTACTCATACATACATTGGAACTGGGGATGACTGTGTTTCTATAGGTGATGGCAACAACCAAATCGCGGTGACCAACGTTTCTTGTGGGCCAGGTCATGGCGTAAGCATTGGAAGTCTCGGAAGATACGACAATGAGGAATCCCTGGCTGGAATCATAGTCAAGAACTGCACCCTGACCAACACACAGAACGGTGTGCGCATCAAAACATGGCTGAATTCTCCTGTGGCTACCGTTGCCTCAGATATACACTTTGAGGATATTATCATGGTTAATGTGAGTAACCCTATTGTCATAGACCAACTTTACTGCCCATATAAGAAGTGTGATAATTTGCCTCCGTCGAAAGTTAAGATCAGCGATGTTAGCTTCAAGAACATTCAGGGCTCATCTGCAACTGCACTTTCACTAAAGATTGTGTGCAGCAGTGGCTCACCATGTGAGAATATGGAGTTGGCTGACATTGATCTCACCTACAGCGGAGCCAAAGGAACTCTTACCTCTCAATGTTCAAACGTCAAGCCAACAATTTCTGGCCTGACCGGGGCTCTTGCATGCGCTACATCCTCCGTGATGCTTCCTCCCTTGATCTAA
- the LOC137736104 gene encoding exopolygalacturonase-like produces MARTLNILAAFLFLLSASKTQAEPGVFDVTSATYGAKPGSDITQALAKAWTDACASPTPSKVVVPSGTYMLTEASFKGPCKAPIEIQVQGKLTAPADGGKLTRPDTWVCFEHVNKLTVSGGGTFDGQGALAWKKNDCNKNKDCKSMAINMRFDFVTNSTIQDITSLDSKNFHVNVLGCHNVTFQRVNVTAPGESPNTDGIHIGRSTGINITDAHIGTGDDCVSIGDGNKEITVTRVTCGPGHGISVGSLGRYPNEEPVVGIRVKNCTLTNTSNGVRIKTWPASPSDGIASDMHFEDIIMVNVSNPVLIDQQYCPWNQCKQNVPSKIKISNVSFKNIKGSSATPLAVQIVCSSGIACEKVELDDIDLTYNGNKGPLTSQCSNVKPTITRVPNALACATSL; encoded by the coding sequence ATGGCTCGGACATTGAATATCCTGGCAGCGTTCTTGTTCTTATTGTCAGCATCCAAAACTCAAGCTGAGCCGGGTGTGTTTGATGTCACGAGTGCGACATATGGGGCAAAGCCCGGCTCTGATATCACGCAGGCTTTAGCAAAGGCTTGGACTGATGCGTGTGCATCACCGACGCCGAGTAAGGTTGTTGTTCCAAGCGGGACGTACATGTTAACAGAAGCAAGTTTCAAAGGTCCTTGCAAGGCTCCTATTGAGATTCAAGTACAAGGGAAATTAACAGCTCCAGCAGACGGCGGCAAACTTACCAGACCGGATACTTGGGTTTGTTTTGAGCACGTCAACAAGCTCACCGTATCAGGTGGTGGAACTTTTGACGGCCAAGGAGCACTTGCTTGGAAGAAAAATGActgcaacaaaaacaaagattgCAAATCTATGGCCATCAATATGAGGTTCGACTTCGTTACCAATTCCACAATTCAGGACATAACCTCCCTCGACAGCAAGAATTTTCACGTCAACGTTTTGGGGTGCCACAATGTCACATTCCAACGCGTCAATGTCACAGCACCGGGGGAAAGCCCAAATACGGATGGAATCCATATCGGGCGTTCAACTGGAATCAACATTACTGATGCACACATTGGAACTGGGGATGATTGTGTTTCCATTGGCGATGGAAATAAAGAAATCACCGTAACCAGGGTTACTTGTGGACCAGGCCATGGCATAAGCGTTGGAAGTCTTGGAAGGTATCCGAATGAAGAACCTGTGGTTGGAATCAGAGTTAAGAACTGCACCTTGACTAATACATCCAACGGTGTGAGAATCAAGACATGGCCTGCTTCTCCTTCAGATGGTATTGCATCAGATATGCATTTTGAAGATATTATCATGGTCAATGTCAGCAATCCTGTCCTCATAGACCAACAGTACTGCCCGTGGAACCAGTGTAAACAGAACGTTCCATCGAAAATTAAGATCAGCAACGTCAGCTTTAAAAACATTAAGGGCTCATCTGCAACTCCCCTCGCAGTCCAGATTGTATGCAGCAGTGGCATAGCGTGTGAGAAAGTGGAATTGGATGACATCGATCTCACCTACAACGGAAATAAAGGCCCTCTTACCTCTCAATGTTCTAACGTGAAGCCCACCATTACTCGCGTGCCAAATGCTCTTGCGTGTGCTACCTCTTTGTGA
- the LOC137737823 gene encoding large ribosomal subunit protein bL28c-like, which yields MAAASATAAVFFGTTRTPCFHRADASKQFLQPFKAEAVSDVGFVTSQLSGVRISYDMSSQLPSISTPSLPALQPIVARRICPFTGKKANRANKISFSAHKTKKLQFVNLQYKRVWWEAGKRFLKLRLSTKALKTIEKNGIDVVAKKAGIDLRKL from the exons ATGGCAGCAGCATCGGCAACAGCCGCCGTGTTCTTCGGCACCACCCGAACTCCATGCTTCCACAGGGCCGACGCTTCCAAGCAGTTCCTGCAGCCTTTCAAGGCGGAGGCAGTTTCCGACGTCGGGTTCGTTACCAGTCAGCTGAGCGGCGTCAGAATCTCCTACGACATGTCGTCTCAGCTGCCAAGTATCTCCACTCCTTCCCTCCCCGCCCTTCAGCCCATCGTTGCCC GTAGAATTTGTCCTTTCACTGGGAAGAAAGCAAACAGGGCAAACAAGATTTCCTTCTCAGCCCACAAGACCAAGAAGTTGCAGTTTGTGAACCTGCAGTACAAGAGGGTTTGGTGGGAAGCTGGGAAGCGCTTTCTCAAACTCCGCTTGTCAACCAAAGCATTGAAGACCATAGAGAAGAATGGGATTGATGTTGTTGCCAAGAAGGCCGGGATTGATCTTCGCAAGTTATGA
- the LOC137736422 gene encoding exopolygalacturonase-like produces the protein MARTLNILAAFLFLLSASKTQAEPGVFDVTSATYGAKPGSDITQVLAKAWTDACASPTPSKVVVPSGTYMLTEASFKGPCKAPIEIQVQGKLTAPADGGKLTRPDTWVCFEHVNKLTVSGGGTFDGQGALAWKKNDCNKNKDCKSMAINMRFDFVTNSTIQDITSLDSKNFHVNVLGCHNVTFQRVNVTAPGESPNTDGIHIGRSTGINITDAHIGTGDDCVSIGDGNKEITVTRVTCGPGHGISVGSLGRYPNEEPVVGIRVKNCTLTNTSNGVRIKTWPASPSDGIASDMHFEDIIMVNVSNPVLIDQQYCPWNQCKQNVPSKIKISNVSFKNIKGSSATPLAVQIVCSSGIACEKVELDDIDLTYNGNKGPLTSQCSNVKPTITRVPNALACATSL, from the coding sequence ATGGCTCGGACATTGAATATCCTGGCAGCGTTCTTGTTCTTATTGTCAGCATCCAAAACTCAAGCTGAGCCGGGTGTGTTTGATGTCACGAGTGCGACATATGGGGCAAAGCCCGGCTCTGATATCACGCAGGTTTTAGCAAAGGCTTGGACTGATGCGTGTGCATCACCGACGCCAAGTAAGGTTGTTGTTCCAAGCGGGACGTACATGTTAACAGAAGCAAGTTTCAAAGGTCCTTGCAAGGCTCCTATTGAGATTCAAGTACAAGGGAAATTAACAGCTCCAGCAGACGGCGGCAAACTTACCAGACCGGATACTTGGGTTTGTTTTGAGCACGTCAACAAGCTCACCGTATCAGGTGGTGGAACTTTTGACGGCCAAGGAGCACTTGCTTGGAAGAAAAATGActgcaacaaaaacaaagattgCAAATCTATGGCCATCAATATGAGGTTCGACTTCGTTACCAATTCCACAATTCAGGACATAACCTCCCTCGACAGCAAGAATTTTCACGTCAACGTTTTGGGGTGCCACAATGTCACATTCCAACGCGTCAATGTCACGGCACCGGGGGAAAGCCCAAATACGGATGGAATCCATATCGGGCGTTCAACTGGAATCAACATTACTGATGCACACATTGGAACTGGGGATGATTGTGTTTCCATTGGCGATGGAAATAAAGAAATCACCGTAACTAGGGTTACTTGTGGACCAGGCCATGGCATAAGCGTTGGAAGTCTTGGAAGGTATCCGAATGAAGAACCTGTGGTTGGAATCAGAGTTAAGAACTGCACCTTGACTAATACATCCAACGGTGTGAGAATCAAGACATGGCCTGCTTCTCCTTCAGATGGTATTGCATCAGATATGCATTTTGAAGATATTATCATGGTCAATGTCAGCAATCCTGTCCTCATAGACCAACAGTACTGCCCGTGGAACCAGTGTAAACAGAACGTTCCATCGAAAATTAAGATCAGCAACGTCAGCTTTAAAAACATTAAGGGCTCATCTGCAACTCCCCTCGCAGTCCAGATTGTATGCAGCAGTGGCATAGCGTGTGAGAAAGTGGAATTGGATGACATCGATCTCACCTACAACGGAAATAAAGGCCCTCTTACCTCTCAATGTTCTAACGTGAAGCCCACCATTACTCGCGTGCCAAATGCTCTTGCGTGCGCTACCTCTTTGTGA
- the LOC137737142 gene encoding large ribosomal subunit protein eL14z-like encodes MPFKRYVEIGRVALVNYGEDYGKLVVIVDVLDQNRALVDAPDMVRSQMNFKRLSLTDIKIDIKRVPKKKELLAAMEAADVKKKWENSSWGRKLIVQKRRAALNDFDRFKLMLAKIKKAGLVRNELAKLKKQSAA; translated from the exons ATG CCTTTCAAGAGGTACGTCGAGATCGGAAGGGTGGCTCTCGTCAACTACGGGGAGGACTACGGGAAGCTCGTCGTCATCGTCGATGTCCTTGACCAGAACAGG GCTCTGGTTGATGCCCCTGATATGGTGAGGTCCCAAatgaatttcaagagactttctCTCACTGACATCAAAATCGACATCAAGAGGGTCCCCAAGAAGAAGGAACTGCTTGCTGCCATGGAGGCCGCTG ATGTGAAGAAGAAGTGGGAGAACAGTTCGTGGGGTAGAAAACTGATTGTTCAGAAGAGAAGGGCGGCTCTTAATGACTTTGATCGGTTCAAGCTCATGCTGGCTAAGATTAAG AAAGCTGGGCTTGTCAGGAATGAGCTTGCGAAACTGAAGAAGCAGAGTGCAGCTTAG